TCGGCACAGCATCTACCTAATTATTCCCTTCACTTTTCTCATACTGCTGTTTCTGATGCTGGATACCTACAATCGGGTACTCTACAATGCCACCACCGGGACACTACTGAAAGAACTATTTTTAAGGCTATTTATCTTACTAGGCACTTTACTATTTTTCTTTAACCTACTCAACTTCAATCAGTTTGCAGCCTGGTACGTAGGTGCCCAAGGAGGCACAGTCGCTATGCTGATTGTGTTTCTCATTTGGCAAAAGGAATTTAATCCAATGCCGGATTTCAGTCGCTTAGATTCGTCTCTGATTCGAGGCATGGCGAGCCTTAGCCTGTTTAGTTTCCTTACGGGTTTTAGCGCATTGGCTATTCTTCGTATCGATAGTATTATGATTGGCAGCTACCTCACGGAGGCGGAAGTAGGCATTTACGCGATGAATATCAACTTCGCAACCCTGGTCATGTTGCCCACCCGGGCACTTAGGAACATCGCCCCTACGCTAATTGCTGATGCATTTAATAACGATGATTTAGATGCCATCGGCAGCATTTACCAAAAAAGTACCATCACCCAACTGACGGTCGGACTACTGCTGATGCTGGGCTTGTGGGTGAATACCGAAACAATCTACGCGATTCTCACGCCAGAATATCGAACCGGAATATACGTTGTGCTATTTATCGGCCTATCCAACGTAGCAAGAATGGGGGGCGGACTTAGCGATGCGATTGTAGGTTATTCAAAGCATTATAAGATGAATACGGTATTTAATGCCGGATGGCTGTTGCTAATTGTACTTACCAATCTAATTTTTATTCCGACTCTGGGAATTACTGGAGCGGCTTTAGCCTCCTTGGTTTCAGTAGTAGTGATCACCGTTGTTCGCTTCTGGTTTGTTTACCGCAAGTTCGGAATGCAGCCCTATCGATTTGAACACCTGTTGGTAATTGTTCTGGCCGCGTTGACGTACTTTCTGATTAGCTTACTGCCTACCTTTTCTCCGTTTTGGATTGACTTTCTGCTAAAGGGAAGCTTAGTGGTGGCAATCTACGGATCGGCGGTTTATTTTCTCAATGTTTCTCCGGAGATTAATGCACTCGTTAATTCTACCGCACAACGGATTCGGTCACTTTTTTGACTGCTGCAACGATATACTCAACTTCAACATCAGTTAGTTCCGGGTACAAAGGAATAGATAATACGTGATGTGCTTGCCGTTCGGCATTAGGGTAGCCTGCCGGATCGCGAAATTTCTCAAACAGAGGCTGCTGGCATACTGGAATTGGATAATGAACTTCGGTTTGAATGCCTAGTTTAGCGAGATCACCCCGTACTTTATCACGATTCTCCACCTGAACCACAAACAGATGCCAAACTGCATTATCGTTCTTCTGAGGTAATTTTATCGGTAACTTCTGCCAAGACTCAAGATAATGATTAGCAATTTGCTGCCTTCTCCGATTCCACCTCTCCAGATAGGGTATCTTCAGCGAAAGTACTTTTGCCTGCCAAGCATCCATACGGCTATTTCTTCCTAAAATAGTGTGGGTATGTTTCTCCAACTGTCCGTGGTTAGCAATGGCTCGACATCGCTCAGCCAATGCATTATTATTGGTCGCAATAGCTCCGCCATCTCCCACTGCTCCCAGATTTTTAGTTGGATAGAAACTGAAAATTCCGACCTCTCCCCAGCACCCTACTTTTTTGGTGTCCACACTAGCCCCGTGTGCCTGAGCACAGTCTTCCAAAACTTTCAATCCGTGCGAATCTGCTAAACCTGTAAGCTGCTTCATGTCTACTGGGTTTCCGTACAAATGAATTGGTACAATGGCTTTGGTTCTTGCGCCGATTTTTTCTGAGAGTTTCTGTAAATCAATATTGAAAGTATTTGGATGGTTATCTACCAATACGGGAGTAGCTCCCAATAATCGGATAGCTTCAGCTGCCGACATCCAACCATTAGCGGGAATAATTATTTCGTCTCCGGGCTGAATACGCCACGCTCTCAGCACAATCTCTAGGGCGTCGGTAGCATTCGCACAACTAACTACATTGCATACACCTAGATAGTCGGCAAATTTAGTTTCAAAGCTTTGAATTGCTTCACCTCCCATCAATCGATTAGAAGAGATTAAATGATTCAGGGCGGCTTGCATATCCGCAAGAATTGGCTCGTGCTGCCTTCGGAGATTTACGAATGGAATTTGCATAGGAAAATGAAGATAAGGCTTTTACTTTGTCGAAAAAACTAACAAATTTACACCAACAACACATTAGCTCCGTTAGGCCTTTTGATTAGCCACCGAACTTTGCATAACTTAAGTAAAGTTTCAAGATAATTGGTAAACCACTAAATATTCCCCCAACATTATTTTCTTTCTCCGGCGTTGATTCGCTTAATTTGCAAATTAACTTCTAATCATATTTATGAAGAAGATCGCAGTACTAACTTCAGGAGGAGATTCTCCTGGCATGAACGCTTGTATCCGGGCCGTAATTCGGGGAGCGATCTACCACGGAGTAGAAGCCTATGGCATTAAATATGGCTACAATGGGCTTATTGAAGGTGACATCTACAAAATGAAGTCCTACTCAGTTAGCAATATCATTCAGCGAGGTGGCACCATTCTTAAATCGGCGCGTAGTAATGAGTTTCGTACTCCTGAAGGTCGCAAGAAAGCTTTTTACCAGTTGCAACGACGCGGTATTGAAGGCTTAGTGGTGATTGGAGGCGATGGTACATTCACCGGAGCAAATATCTTTTGTCAAGAATACGGAGTACCCGTGGTGGGTGCGCCCGGCACCATTGATAATGATCTGTACGGAACCGACTTTACTATCGGTTTTGATACGGCGGTGAACACCGCCCTCAATGCTATTGATAATATTCGGGATACGGCTAACTCGCACGACCGCATTTTCTTTATTGAGGTAATGGGACGCGACTCAGGGTATATTGCAATTGAATCAGGGATTGGTGGCGGTGCCGAACTAATTATGGTGCCCGAAACCAGCACGTCTATTGAAGATGTGATTCATACCTTGGGGCAGGGACGTAATCACGAAAAAACCTCTTCTATTGTAGTAGTAGCCGAAGGTGATGAGGAAGGTGGGGCAATTGAAGTGGCTGCGAAAGTGAAGGAGCGTTTGAATGATAAGGATTTTAAAGTCTCTATTCTGGGTCATATTCAACGGGGCGGTGCTCCTACGGCGATGGATCGTATTTTGGCCAGTCGGCTGGGTTTAGCAGCTGTAGAGGGACTGTTGAACGGTAAACGTAGCATGATGGCCGGGGTAATCAATAACCGAATTGTTTATACTGAGTTTAAAGAGTGTATCAATACTTCTAAACCACTGGAGCAGGATATGCTGCGGATGGTGAAGATTTTAAGTATTTAAATATTGTGTTTAGGTGTTCATGGTTATGATGTTATAGTTCTTAGTTGAATTGTGGGTTCTGAGTTCAAAGTACAGCGCTCTGGGTTCAATACCATACTAAGTACTATAACACCAAGCACTATAACACGAATACTTGAACACCTGAACACATCAAAATACACCAAAACAAACTCCTATGGGATTTCTACCCATCATATTGGCAATTGTCGGATTCCTTTTTCTGTGGGGCATTGTTAACTATCACTCGCTAAAAACCCGAAAAAAAGAGGTAGAAGAAGCTGCCGAGTTGGTGTTTCGTTACGCAGCACTTCGACAAAATATTATTATTCAACTATCAAATATTGAGGGTAACGATGACTCATTAAGTACGCTGCTTCACCGGATAGTGCAGTCTTTTCATCCGATAGATAAAAATACTACCACGGCTACCGAAATTGTGGCCTCGGGGCAACAGCTCTCCCAACAAGTCGATGAACTCCCTGATCAGTTAGGTAAGCATAAAGTGTACCGTAGCAGTATCGAGCAATTGCAAAAAGCTGATCTTGCCTACCGAATAGCTGCCAATCGCTATTCATTAAAACTAGAGCAGTACTTAGGTTTGGTAACTAAACCACCTTCTAAGTTTGTAGCAGCCCTATTTGGTTTTTCCCGTAACGATATTCAACTACCGGAAGAAGAGGTGGTTACCTCCTGAACTTCATCAATAAATTTTTTTCGGTCTAGCTCCCCTAACAAAGAGGCATAAGGGCGCAACCCTGATACTTCATCGAATATCTGCTTTAGCACCGCCGTAAGCGGAATGAATAAAATCATCCCAGGAATTCCCCAGATTAAGTTTCCGATGAAGATCGCTAGCAGCGTAAACATCGGGTTGATCCTTACCTTATTACCAACAATACTAGGGGTAATTAAATAACTCTCTATAGTTTGAATCACGGTGAAATAAAGAATAACCCACACCCCCGCCAGCGCTGAGTTATTAATCACTACTGTAAACATTGCCGGAATTATTGATCCAACCATCGGTCCAATAAACGGGACTACATTTAGCAGAGCCGAAAAAATACCGAAGAATAAAGCATTGGGAACGCCCAGTATCCATAATGCGATGCTATTGCAAACGGCAAGAATCAAAATCACTTGAAAAATACCAACTAAATAGTTTCTTACTACTTTTTCAATTTTTAGCAGAAGACGACGCATACTGCTACCATTCTCCTCAAACAGATACACTCCAAAGTCCCGAATATCTTTACGATACATCAGGAAGAGTACCACAAAAACCGATAAAAAAAGAATTGTTATCAGACTGGTAGCTACCAGTACTAGTAAAGTACCAATGGCACTTTGAGCATCTTTCATAAGAAAAGTGAAAAGCTCATTAAACGAAGATAGCTGACCTAGTTCCGACTGCCCCAGGTATTCTCCTAAGTAAGCAGATATATTGACCGTCATTTGGTTCAGATTGTCCTCGAAAGTATCTACATTCTCAGCAAGGGCAGATATTTGCAGAGCAAAGAACGTAACTATTCCAGCCACAAAAGCGCCGCCTAGCAAAGTGCATAAAAAAGCCGCAATGTTGCGATGAATTCCCTGATTTTCTAGGTACTGGCACAGTGGAGCTAATATGATCGCAATGAACGCTGCAAAAGCAAGTGGAATAAAAATAGACTGCCCCAAAATAAGAAGCAATATGGCAATTCCTATCGAGAGCAGAAATGCTGTCGTTCTGTACAGAGAAGATGTTTTTAGCTCAGAAAACATAAAAAGTGTTTCTTAGTAGAGCGGCTAAAAATAGGCTAAGGTGAAAAAATAGTGTTGTTGCTCAATATTATTAACTGAAGTAAGCCGGAAAAGGTTAGGCACGATCTGAATACCTACTCTTCCGGCTTATGATTATTTTAATGAGTACCTTCTACTTCACTTACTTCAGGCTCGATACGTACAGCATCTATACTTTTATCTCGTACTAGCTGATTGAAATCCGGCAGATCTCGATTAACCACCTCCTGAAATTGCTCCAACTGCTCATCAATACGCTGAGTGATTTCATTTTTAAACGCTACTGCCTGAGCGGTGGGCTTGAAGTTGCCCGCACTCATCTGAGACGCTACGTTAGCTAATTTGTTATTTAATCTGATGGGGTAATTTAGTGGGTCTTGGCGACTACGGTTCTTGGTCTGATACAACTCCTCCTCAATCACGGTGATCCGCTCATCAATCTTCTTGGCCATCTCCACTACATCGCTCATGTTATCCTCATCTTTCACTCGCTCTACTACTTGATTCATTTGCGCTCGCAATTCCCGAATATCTTCTATCGTTTGGTGGGTTTCGGTCAGCTTGTTTCGCGCTGAGATCAGAAAATCAAATTGCGCCTGAATATCCTGAGGGCTCGATTCCCAGCGAGGGTCAGCCAGAATAGTAAACGGTTGGGTCATCTGCTCCTCGCCCACTTTTAGCGTTACTTGGTATTCGCCCGGTACTGCCTTCGGTCCTTGCGTACCACTACCCCATAAAATCATTCCTTCAAATGCCTTGGCTCCGGGGTAGCGCATGTCCCACACAAATCGATTGAACCCACGTTCAACTTCTAGTTTACCTTTCAGCGGATCTTTGGTTTCCTTGCCTTCGGTAGTACTAAACTCCCGAATCAGGGTTCCGTCTTTCTCTTGTATTTGCAGAACTATTGCCTGGGTAGTGTCCGGTTCTTCAGCCAGCACAAAATGTACCATGACTCCGCCCGGATGGTTAGTTCCAGCCGTAAGTGATGGCTCGGCTTGCTGACCACCCATTCGGTAACTATCCATCGGCTTATAGAGATGGTAGCCGTTTTGCTGGAAATCGTCTCGCACGGCTTGCTCGTTGAGTTGGTGGAGCGGAGTTAAGTCATCAATAATCCAGAAGCTACGGCCTTGCGTGGCCGCAATTAGGTTATTGTCTTTTATTGCCAGATCGGTGATGGGAACCGTTGGTAAATTCAGTTGAAATGGCTGCCAGTTGGTTCCATCGTCAAACGATACGTACATTGCTGTTTCCGTTCCGGCGTAGAGTAACCCTGCTTGCTGAGGGTCAGCCCGAACTACCCGGGTAAAGTGCTCACTTTCTATGCCATCGGTAATTAAATCCCAGCTTGCTCCGTAGTCAGTAGTTTTATAGAGATAAGGAGTGAAGTCACCTATTTTATAACGGGTTCCGGCAACATACGCTCCTCCGTCTACCGATGGGTGCACATCAATACTATTAATCATCATCCACTCGGGCATATCGGGCGGAGTCACATTATTCCAGTTCGCTCCCCCATCCCGACTGATATGAATTAACCCATCGTCGGAACCGGTCCAGATTACTCCCTCTTCCCGAGGTGATTCTACCGCTGCAAAAATGGTAGCGTAGTATTCCACGCCCGTATTATCTTGCGTAATGGGCCCACCCGACGATTTAAGTTTGGAAGAATCAGCCCGGGTAAGATCAGGGCTAATTACTTCCCAGCTTTGGCCTTCATCGGTAGAAACGTGCAAGTGATTAGATGCGGTGTACAGTTTTTCCGGGTTGTGAGGAGAAAAGAAGATTGGAAAGTTCCACTGAAAGCGGTACTTCATGCCCTCAGCCCCGTAGCCCATCGGGTTGTCAGGCCACACATTAATGATCCGCACCTGTTCGTTCTCATGATTTACTCGAGAAAGAAATCCACCGTAGCTGCCACCGTACACAATTTCGTTGTCGTTAGGGTCAATCGCCAGATGGGCACTCTCTCCGCCCGCAGTGGCTTCCCAGTGGCTATCGTCAATTTCGCTACCATCCGTGCGATGCAGCACGCGAAGAGTCGAGTTATCTTGCTGAGCACCATAAATTCGGTACGGAAAATGATCGTCGGTAGTCACTCGGTAAAACTGAGCGGTAGGCTGATTGTGGTAGGTTGTCCAGTTTTCGCCCTGATCAATGCTTACCTGCGCTCCGCCATCATCGCCAATAATCATGCGCTGGTTATCTTCGGGGGCAATCCACAGATCGTGGTGATCACCGTGCGGAGCTACCGAAGGCTCAAAGGTTTTTCCCCCGTCTTTAGACTGGTGATAACGCACGTTCATTACGTACACAATATCTTCGTCCTGCGTATCGGCGTAAATGCGCGAATAGTACCAAGCCCGCTGGCGCAAGCTCCGGTCGTCGTTAGTTTTTGTCCAGGTAGCTCCCGCATCATCCGAGCGAAACACTCCGCCATTTTCGGCTTCTACAATGGCAAATACTCGCTCTGAATTCACCGGAGAGACCGACACGCCAATAATGCCTAGTGATCCCTCAGGCATTCCTTTGTTAATTGAAATTTCTTTCCAGGTATCGCCGCCGTCCGTGCTTTTCCATAGCGCGGAACCTTCGCCCCCACTGGATAAACTGTAGGGAGTACGCCGGATGCGCCAGGTGCTAGCGTATAGCACTCGGGGATTATTGGGATCCATCGCTAAATCGACCGCTCCGGCATCCGGGTTGGCAAATAGTACTTTTTCCCAGGTTTGTCCCCCATCTTTCGAGCGAAACACACCTCGTTGGTCGTTCGGGGCAAATAGATTACCCATTGCCGCTACGTATACCAAATCCGGGTTCTTCGGATGAATTCGGATTCGCCCAATGTGCCGAGACTGATCTAGCCCCACCGATTGCCAGGTTTTTCCGGCATCAGTAGTTTTCCATACTCCGTAACCGAAGGAAACATTACCCCGAACCGTTTTTTCACCTCCACCTACGTAGATCACATTATTATCGTATTCACTCACAGCCACCGCGCCAATAGAACCGCCGAAGTAACCATCCGAAATATTTTCCCAGGTTTGCCCTTTATCTTGGGTACGCCAAACGCCACCACCGGTAGATCCGAAATAAAATAAGTTGGGTTGACCCGGCACCCCCGTTACCGCACAAGAACGTCCCCCTCGGTAAGGCCCAATGGAGCGCCATTGCATACCGTGGTACAATGTAGTGTCAATTGCTGGAAGTGATGATGAATTCTTCTTACGTTGGGCGTAGCCATCTGACCAAGCCAGACAACAGACTCCCAGAAGAGCGATCAAAATAGTAGAGAAGTATCGCATAGGAATAGGTAGTTTGTAGATGAAACAAGTAGCTAAGATAATAGAAAAGCTGACGATGCTGCAACGTTTACGGCAGCATTTCCACCTCAATCTGAGGAATTTCTCCCTCACTAATCGGCCGCAATGGCTAAATTAAGCCATTCAGTAGCTATGGCAAGGTTATTTCCTGTCATTGAAGTCATACTAAACTAACCAACTAACTACTCCAGCAGTGCTGAAAATCGCGTACTGCTGGTTTTTTTATGCCTGTTTGCTAGTCTTTTCATTTCATTTGTCCAACTTTGCTTAATTATTTATACTTGTACATGTTTTTTTACTCCAGTGCAATCTATTTTTTACGGCAACCATGGAACAACTTAGCGTATTTGATATTCTGAAAATTGGTATTGGTCCCTCCAGCTCACACACACTTGGCCCCTGGAGAGCAGTGCAGCAGTTCATCCAATCCATTCAAAAAGCGTCTAAACTATCTCAGATCAATACGATCACGGTAGAACTCTACGGCTCATTAGCCAAAACGGGCAGAGGGCACGGCACAGATATCGCCGTTATGCTAGGATTATCGGGTGAAGACCCCGAAACTATTGATACCAATATGATCCAGCAAAAAACCCAACTCATCCGCCAGAGCCAGTCTATTGACCTGCTAGGAATTCATCCTGTTCCGTTTGATCCCCTTACCAACATTATTTTTCGCCCGGAAAACCTGCCATATCACCCCAACGGAATTCGTATGTGGGCGGAAACTGATGCCGGTGAACGCCTGCTGGAAACCTACTACTCTATCGGTGGCGGATTTGTGGTAAAGGAGGGCGAACAACCGGAAGAAAATCATCATTCTTTACCGTATCCGGCTCATACCCCGAAGGAGCTACTGGCTTATACAGAAAAAACGGGCAACTCTATTGTTGATATCTTGTGGGAAAATGAGCAGACCTGGCGCAGCAAAGAAGCTATTCGCACGGAACTACTTCAGTTGTGGGAAGTGATGCGAGACTGCGTTTATAAGGGTTGCCATACCGAAGGGAAATTACCTGGCGGTCTTAACGTAACCCGACGGGCACCGCTCATGTATAAAAAGCTCATGCCTGACTCTGATTTTCGTAAGCCGGAAGATTGGGTAGAGGCTCTGACTCAACTCAGTTGTAATACCCAGCAAACGCTAAAGTGGGTAAGCTGCTTTGCCTTTGCCGTAAACGAGGAAAATGCTTCGCTAGGTCGGGTGGTTACAGCTCCCACCAACGGTGCGGCCGGAGTGATTCCGGCGGTACTACTGTACTATCTATGTTTCTGCCAACATCAGATTAGCGATGATGATATTATCAATTTTTTAATGATAGCCGGGGAGATAGGCACTTACTACAAGAAAGGAGCCACTATTTCGGCAGCGATGGGCGGCTGTCAGGCCGAGATTGGCGTATCTTCTTCCATGGCCGCCGCAGCCCTTACCCATTGTATGGGCGGCAGTGTAAAACAAATAATGATGGCGGCTGAGATTGCTATGGAGCACCATTTGGGACTTA
This region of Tunicatimonas pelagia genomic DNA includes:
- a CDS encoding AI-2E family transporter, with amino-acid sequence MFSELKTSSLYRTTAFLLSIGIAILLLILGQSIFIPLAFAAFIAIILAPLCQYLENQGIHRNIAAFLCTLLGGAFVAGIVTFFALQISALAENVDTFEDNLNQMTVNISAYLGEYLGQSELGQLSSFNELFTFLMKDAQSAIGTLLVLVATSLITILFLSVFVVLFLMYRKDIRDFGVYLFEENGSSMRRLLLKIEKVVRNYLVGIFQVILILAVCNSIALWILGVPNALFFGIFSALLNVVPFIGPMVGSIIPAMFTVVINNSALAGVWVILYFTVIQTIESYLITPSIVGNKVRINPMFTLLAIFIGNLIWGIPGMILFIPLTAVLKQIFDEVSGLRPYASLLGELDRKKFIDEVQEVTTSSSGS
- a CDS encoding oligosaccharide flippase family protein, which encodes MGIIQRQTIKSTVYIYAGVIVGFITTAVIFPRVLTSAQIGVTILLGSWSSVFAQGATLGFNGATVKFFSRFRNKEKNHHGFLFLLLLVALGGFLLFLGLYYLLKPWLIATHDDSSPLFRHSIYLIIPFTFLILLFLMLDTYNRVLYNATTGTLLKELFLRLFILLGTLLFFFNLLNFNQFAAWYVGAQGGTVAMLIVFLIWQKEFNPMPDFSRLDSSLIRGMASLSLFSFLTGFSALAILRIDSIMIGSYLTEAEVGIYAMNINFATLVMLPTRALRNIAPTLIADAFNNDDLDAIGSIYQKSTITQLTVGLLLMLGLWVNTETIYAILTPEYRTGIYVVLFIGLSNVARMGGGLSDAIVGYSKHYKMNTVFNAGWLLLIVLTNLIFIPTLGITGAALASLVSVVVITVVRFWFVYRKFGMQPYRFEHLLVIVLAALTYFLISLLPTFSPFWIDFLLKGSLVVAIYGSAVYFLNVSPEINALVNSTAQRIRSLF
- a CDS encoding WD40/YVTN/BNR-like repeat-containing protein codes for the protein MRYFSTILIALLGVCCLAWSDGYAQRKKNSSSLPAIDTTLYHGMQWRSIGPYRGGRSCAVTGVPGQPNLFYFGSTGGGVWRTQDKGQTWENISDGYFGGSIGAVAVSEYDNNVIYVGGGEKTVRGNVSFGYGVWKTTDAGKTWQSVGLDQSRHIGRIRIHPKNPDLVYVAAMGNLFAPNDQRGVFRSKDGGQTWEKVLFANPDAGAVDLAMDPNNPRVLYASTWRIRRTPYSLSSGGEGSALWKSTDGGDTWKEISINKGMPEGSLGIIGVSVSPVNSERVFAIVEAENGGVFRSDDAGATWTKTNDDRSLRQRAWYYSRIYADTQDEDIVYVMNVRYHQSKDGGKTFEPSVAPHGDHHDLWIAPEDNQRMIIGDDGGAQVSIDQGENWTTYHNQPTAQFYRVTTDDHFPYRIYGAQQDNSTLRVLHRTDGSEIDDSHWEATAGGESAHLAIDPNDNEIVYGGSYGGFLSRVNHENEQVRIINVWPDNPMGYGAEGMKYRFQWNFPIFFSPHNPEKLYTASNHLHVSTDEGQSWEVISPDLTRADSSKLKSSGGPITQDNTGVEYYATIFAAVESPREEGVIWTGSDDGLIHISRDGGANWNNVTPPDMPEWMMINSIDVHPSVDGGAYVAGTRYKIGDFTPYLYKTTDYGASWDLITDGIESEHFTRVVRADPQQAGLLYAGTETAMYVSFDDGTNWQPFQLNLPTVPITDLAIKDNNLIAATQGRSFWIIDDLTPLHQLNEQAVRDDFQQNGYHLYKPMDSYRMGGQQAEPSLTAGTNHPGGVMVHFVLAEEPDTTQAIVLQIQEKDGTLIREFSTTEGKETKDPLKGKLEVERGFNRFVWDMRYPGAKAFEGMILWGSGTQGPKAVPGEYQVTLKVGEEQMTQPFTILADPRWESSPQDIQAQFDFLISARNKLTETHQTIEDIRELRAQMNQVVERVKDEDNMSDVVEMAKKIDERITVIEEELYQTKNRSRQDPLNYPIRLNNKLANVASQMSAGNFKPTAQAVAFKNEITQRIDEQLEQFQEVVNRDLPDFNQLVRDKSIDAVRIEPEVSEVEGTH
- the pfkA gene encoding 6-phosphofructokinase, with the translated sequence MKKIAVLTSGGDSPGMNACIRAVIRGAIYHGVEAYGIKYGYNGLIEGDIYKMKSYSVSNIIQRGGTILKSARSNEFRTPEGRKKAFYQLQRRGIEGLVVIGGDGTFTGANIFCQEYGVPVVGAPGTIDNDLYGTDFTIGFDTAVNTALNAIDNIRDTANSHDRIFFIEVMGRDSGYIAIESGIGGGAELIMVPETSTSIEDVIHTLGQGRNHEKTSSIVVVAEGDEEGGAIEVAAKVKERLNDKDFKVSILGHIQRGGAPTAMDRILASRLGLAAVEGLLNGKRSMMAGVINNRIVYTEFKECINTSKPLEQDMLRMVKILSI
- a CDS encoding DegT/DnrJ/EryC1/StrS family aminotransferase, whose protein sequence is MQIPFVNLRRQHEPILADMQAALNHLISSNRLMGGEAIQSFETKFADYLGVCNVVSCANATDALEIVLRAWRIQPGDEIIIPANGWMSAAEAIRLLGATPVLVDNHPNTFNIDLQKLSEKIGARTKAIVPIHLYGNPVDMKQLTGLADSHGLKVLEDCAQAHGASVDTKKVGCWGEVGIFSFYPTKNLGAVGDGGAIATNNNALAERCRAIANHGQLEKHTHTILGRNSRMDAWQAKVLSLKIPYLERWNRRRQQIANHYLESWQKLPIKLPQKNDNAVWHLFVVQVENRDKVRGDLAKLGIQTEVHYPIPVCQQPLFEKFRDPAGYPNAERQAHHVLSIPLYPELTDVEVEYIVAAVKKVTESVVR
- a CDS encoding L-serine ammonia-lyase, coding for MEQLSVFDILKIGIGPSSSHTLGPWRAVQQFIQSIQKASKLSQINTITVELYGSLAKTGRGHGTDIAVMLGLSGEDPETIDTNMIQQKTQLIRQSQSIDLLGIHPVPFDPLTNIIFRPENLPYHPNGIRMWAETDAGERLLETYYSIGGGFVVKEGEQPEENHHSLPYPAHTPKELLAYTEKTGNSIVDILWENEQTWRSKEAIRTELLQLWEVMRDCVYKGCHTEGKLPGGLNVTRRAPLMYKKLMPDSDFRKPEDWVEALTQLSCNTQQTLKWVSCFAFAVNEENASLGRVVTAPTNGAAGVIPAVLLYYLCFCQHQISDDDIINFLMIAGEIGTYYKKGATISAAMGGCQAEIGVSSSMAAAALTHCMGGSVKQIMMAAEIAMEHHLGLTCDPVGGLVQIPCIERNSMGAIKAITASNIALDADPDDAKISLDQVIETMWHTAQDMSDKYKETSEGGLALKVSVAIPEC